A single Mercenaria mercenaria strain notata chromosome 9, MADL_Memer_1, whole genome shotgun sequence DNA region contains:
- the LOC123546791 gene encoding zinc finger protein 521-like, whose product MCVQVKKKYTYLSMCSCCNVVSKYSSVVKKHLQRQHKGVSLKESESFVIPIRLENRFEKKIRRTLDRDSSLQSLKRKQKNLSLENRKNPLSLKDKSAVVEAERKKERKNSSCVIKAVKCSVCNDEFSDHFRYLNHLVSSHSNLNVKVRFICPFCDCAFQCLKDIQKHFEKDHIETSSPLSYLECIDIDVTSAFSPVCRQCPYCNLQSEEHQQLHDHVRETHSDHIEMITINAENVEKQEDTILPVYNCRSCQKSFHTVQDLGEHVHAKHAKNIANSKPARKRKPPKWLENDTETMTVKKTKTTSSSRNAEKMVVDEEKMTNDTLTGKKNSYDYCGYIAKTDLAVVRHIKTKHFDSKQDVNKSSTKRKRKIKESFSETEGAQKKVKESNPEIGHSFIEGLSKVDKEKGNAENENLDVEEETNNGMNDTEFDLGENDNANFGDSDDDYEPDYSGSDSEESLKESNSCMFCNHSFTSEKSLNTHIRRKHKSKVKNDISVKKNIIKSEKKDRPKKKTLEVEAEESKEGEKFVARYKCPFCELRLHHYEYIRSHICQSHPEVTNFRINTKEMVKESLCEEDWELFKCPNPNCDFLCKKKQAVIDHIAGCGKGKFKKEKIMCTLPMSWMDKLEMSVSLICPYCDIVQQGKVNFENHLKEHYSGKTFEVQLNNALPTLQLKKDKCPELECTMCPYCEIVTTQKAQLSKHFKRFHSNEIGTDTVITCILTNQSSVKEKATLIIRDTKQTNLIWNKIGNSDTVTNMNDEKITETERDGISDEELKMRSDEAGLAESVSSDKDCESASQTFLLQNSRTKVPGTNREYDTNKEISEEKEQAETVYIQSPIPVGMYICPLCDNFKTCVKKEIKLHMNGHNSQTDEDVDSIYTIPDTWIKMEQDSKQCFKCQLCDFEDVNLTLAFRHVLDCHKDITVKEQELSADISGPLFEILNLQIEGVKEKYERQKYKCTACSPGHIFKTRKGLQLHMKTRHTNSETPAVYETMYKMLDLVSDSCDTRHIYLCCICKEGLPSKLDLISHFNADHSEKYDEMMHKLNTLFGGSDGSSAQPNCEVCCKQFTDEKSLKHHLILHVNKLKPTCYLCDLCFTNSAELECHNMEVHSKSGEMCYKCGAMFSNVVELNRHVKSHEAGEANSIKQLCQYCGTSVIGKNMKKHLVDKHIELISCECDICTTQEAPESKKSVSCDQCNAVFCTWYVLRKHKYDEHNLAKGIVYKCGNCSETFSNKRDQSVHSHKCGQLVTQPLAGTNFDDSDLAVNGGNVTEVTVSEEANIDFEQGLARVKQEYISVDKGAEKSFSCKLCGKAFSKMIYICNHLRRMHTKDETKRYRCKVCKMGFVGKKEFGVHCHTTHIGLRQHQCNICQKRYKTAAHLKEHSEIHTSQTYTCGFCGLEFRQRGAVLAHVVHHDKVKPFKCLYCGKGHTTHGDLQRHMNSYNKGSKISGAKKLTFCNYCSKEFPNHNALVKHFQIHIPINPFKCSVCHEMFSTFRQMYTHKSKKMHFTDVEIEEGRNDLQAPGNRFRKYQVSKSKSEMTRKGNTFVEDAVPESTLSIINDEENIIEIEIGSSVTENDEKTKAVIEEFERDVIRSMLDADPETLNSVDFQDMNATVGKEKQSQNFSDNSLVQDGYNFEIQGDNSYIPDGLTMQDMYVSVRRDAYADTHPQSPNKTTADNSDKFASMVAKNIQQGETVPGKAQTFQASDGSIIHVCVIKPDK is encoded by the exons ATGTGTGTTCAAGTGAAAAAGAAGTACACCTACTTAAGTATGTGTTCATGCTGTAATGTAGTTTCTAAATACTCTTCAGTAGTAAAGAAACATTTACAAAGACAACATAAGGGAGTGTCTTTGAAAGAGTCCGAGTCTTTTGTGATTCCCATCAGACTTGAGAACCGTTTTGAGAAAAAGATTAGACGAACACTTGATAGAGATAGTTCTCtacaaagtttaaaaagaaagCAGAAAAATCTCTCTTTGGAAAACAGGAAAAATCCTCTTTCTCTGAAGGACAAGTCAGCAGTTGTTGAGGCAGAAAggaaaaaagaaaggaaaaatagCAGTTGTGTCATAAAGGCCGtaaaatgttctgtctgtaatGATGAATTCAGTGACCATTTTAGATATCTAAACCATTTAGTCTCTTCACATAGCAACCTGAATGTAAAAGTACGCTTCATATGCCCATTTTGTGATTGTGCCTTCCAATGTCTTAAGGATATACAAAAGCACTTTGAAAAGGACCACATTGAAACAAGTTCACCATTATCTTACTTGGAGTGCATTGATATAGATGTAACCTCAGCTTTTTCTCCAGTCTGCCGGCAGTGTCCTTATTGTAATTTACAGTCTGAAGAGCATCAGCAACTTCATGATCATGTAAGAGAAACACATTCTGATCATATTGAGATGATCACTATTAATGCGGAAAATGTTGAGAAGCAGGAAGACACTATTCTGCCTGTATACAATTGCCGATCTTGTCAAAAATCTTTTCATACCGTACAAGACCTCGGGGAGCATGTTCAtgcaaaacatgcaaaaaatataGCAAATAGTAAACCTGCAAGGAAACGAAAACCACCAAAATGGCTAGAAAATGACACTGAAACTATGactgttaaaaaaacaaagaccaCAAGTTCAAGTAGAAATGCTGAAAAGATGGTGGTAGatgaagaaaaaatgacaaatgaCACACTAACAGGAAAGAAAAATTCATATGATTATTGTGGTTATATTGCCAAAACTGATTTAGCTGTAGTCAgacatatcaaaacaaaacactttGATTCCAAACAAGACGTAAACAAAAGTTCAACAAAAAGAAAGAGAaagataaaagaaagtttttctgAAACTGAGGGAGCACAGAAGAAAGTTAAGGAATCAAATCCTGAAATAGGCCATTCTTTTATAGAAGGTTTGTCAAAAGTTGATAAAGAAAAGGGCAATGCTGAGAATGAAAATCTTGATGTTGAAGAAGAAACAAATAATGGTATGAATGATACTGAATTTGATCTCGGTGAAAACGACAATGCAAATTTTGGAGACTCTGACGACGACTATGAACCAGATTACAGTGGTAGTGATTCTGAAGAAAGCTTGAAGGAATCAAACAGTTGTATGTTCTGTAACCATTCCTTCACATCAGAAAAGTCTCTTAATACACATATCAGAAGGAAGCACAAATCAAAGGTAAAAAATGACATTAGTGTtaagaaaaatatcataaaaagtgaaaagaaAGATAGACCTAAGAAAAAGACTTTAGAAGTTGAAGCTGAAGAATCAAAGGAAGGTGAGAAATTTGTAGCTAGATATAAGTGTCCTTTCTGTGAGCTCCGTCTACACCACTATGAATATATAAGGAGTCATATCTGTCAGTCACATCCAGAAGTTACCAATTTTAGGATAAACACGAAAGAAATGGTGAAAGAAAGTTTGTGTGAAGAAGACTGGGAATTATTTAAATGTCCAAATCCAAACTGTGATTTTCTGTGTAAAAAGAAACAAGCAGTAATAGATCACATTGCTGGTTGTGGAAAAGGAAAGTtcaaaaaggagaaaatcatgTGTACCTTGCCAATGTCTTGGATGGATAAACTTGAAATGTCAGTTAGTTTGATCTGTCCATATTGTGATATAGTTCAACAAGGAAAAGTTAACTTTGAGAATCATTTGAAAGAGCATTATTCTGGTAAAACGTTTGAAGTTCAGCTCAACAACGCTTTGCCCACCTTGCAATTAAAGAAAGATAAGTGTCCTGAATTAGAATGCACTATGTGTCCTTACTGTGAAATTGTAACGACACAAAAGGCTCAGCTGAGTAAACACTTTAAACGTTTTCACTCAAATGAAATTGGTACTGATACTGTGATAACCTGTATTCTGACAAACCAAAGTTCAGTTAAAGAAAAGGCAACATTGATAATTAGAGATACAAAACAAACTAACTTAATTTGGAACAAAATTGGAAACTCTGACACAGTCACAAATATGAATGATGAAAAAATAACAGAGACTGAGAGAGATGGGATTAGTGATGAGGAGCTTAAAATGAGATCAGATGAAGCTGGGTTAGCGGAATCAGTCAGTTCTGATAAAGACTGTGAAAGTGCTTCACAGACATTTCTCTTACAGAATTCCCGTACCAAGGTTCCAGGTACAAACAGGGAATATGATACTAATAAAGAAATATCAGAAGAAAAAGAACAAGCTGAAACTGTATATATTCAATCACCTATACCGGTTGGAATGTACATATGTCCACTGTGTGATAATTTTAAGACTTGCGTAAAGAAAGAAATTAAGTTACACATGAATGGACACAACAGTCAAACTGATGAAGACGTAGATTCTATTTACACAATCCCAGATACCTGGATCAAGATGGAACAAGACAGCAAACAATGCTTTAAATGTCAGTTATGTGACTTTGAGGATGTAAATTTAACATTAGCATTCCGGCATGTCCTTGATTGCCACAAGGATATTACAGTCAAGGAGCAAGAATTGAGTGCTGATATTTCTGGACCTTTGTTTGAGATATTGAATTTACAGATTGAAGGTGTAAAAGAAAAGTATGAGAGACAGAAATACAAGTGTACAGCATGTTCTCCTGGTCATATCTTCAAAACAAGGAAGGGTCTTCAGCTGCACATGAAAACACGTCATACCAACAGTGAAACACCTGCAGTATATGAGACGATGTATAAGATGCTGGACCTTGTATCGGATTCTT GTGACACACGGCACATATATCTTTGCTGCATATGCAAAGAAGGATTACCAAGCAAGCTGGACCTGATTAGCCACTTCAATGCTGACCACTCAGAAAAAtatgatgaaatgatgcacaaACTAAACACTTTATTTGGCGGAAGTGACG GAAGTAGTGCACAACCAAACTGTGAGGTTTGCTGCAAGCAGTTTACGGATGAGAAGAGTCTGAAACACCACCTGATTCTCCATGTGAACAAACTAAAACCAACTTGCTATCTCTGTGACTTGTGTTTCACCAATAGTGCAGAGCTGGAATGTCACAACATGGAGGTCCATTCCAAATCTGGCGAGATGTGTTATAAATGTGGGGCAAT GTTCTCCAACGTTGTAGAACTTAATAGACATGTCAAGTCACATGAAGCAGGTGAAGCAAACTCAATAAAGCAGCTGTGTCAGTATTGCGGAACATCTGTGATtgggaaaaatatgaaaaagcatCTTGTGGACAAACATATTGAACTTATCTCATGCGAATGTGATATATGTACCACCCAGGAAGCTCCTGAATCAAAGAAAAGTGTCTCCTGTGATCAGTGTAATGCAGTTTTCTGTACATGGTACGTTTTAAGGAAACATAAATATGATGAGCATAACCTAGCAAAAGGCATTGTGTACAAGTGTGGAAATTGCAGTGAAACTTTCTCAAATAAAAGAGATCAATCTGTCCACTCACACAAGTGTGGGCAACTTGTTACGCAGCCGCTGGCAGGAACTAATTTTGATGACAGCGATTTAGCAGTAAATGGAGGAAATGTCACTGAAGTAACAGTATCGGAAGAGGCAAACATTGACTTTGAACAAGGATTAGCGCGGGTTAAGCAAGAGTATATCTCTGTTGACAAAGGAGCTGAAAAATCGTTCAGTTGTAAGTTATGTGGGAAAGCGTTTTCTAAAATGATTTACATTTGTAATCATTTAAGACGAATGCATACAAAAGATGAAACTAAACGCTATCGCTGTAAAGTTTGTAAAATGGGATTTGTTGGTAAGAAGGAGTTCGGAGTTCATTGCCATACTACCCATATAGGCCTGCGTCAACACCAGTGTAACATATGTCAGAAAAGGTACAAAACTGCAGCCCATCTAAAAGAACATAGTGAAATACATACCTCACAAACGTACACTTGTGGCTTCTGTGGATTAGAATTCAGGCAGCGTGGAGCAGTGTTAGCGCATGTTGTACATCATGACAAAGTTAAGccatttaaatgtttatattgcGGGAAAGGGCACACAACACATGGTGATCTTCAAAGACATATGAATTCTTACAATAAAGGCTCAAAGATTTCTGGAGCAAAGAAGCTCACTTTCTGTAACTATTGTTCGAAAGAATTTCCAAACCATAATGCCcttgtaaaacattttcaaattcatattcCGATAAACCCTTTCAAGTGTTCAGTTTGCCATGAGATGTTCTCAACGTTTCGTCAGATGTACACTCATAAATCTAAGAAAATGCATTTTACAGATGTTGAAATAGAAGAGGGTAGAAATGATCTGCAGGCTCCAGGTAATAGGTTTCGGAAATATCAGGTCTCCAAGTCTAAATCTGAAATGACTCGGAAAGGCAATACCTTTGTAGAAGACGCTGTTCCTGAGAGTACACTTAGCATTATAAATGATGaggaaaatattattgaaattgaaATAGGTAGTTCTGTTacagaaaatgatgaaaaaaccAAAGCAGTCATAGAGGAATTCGAAAGAGATGTTATTAGAAGTATGTTAGATGCAGATCCTGAAACTCTAAACTCTGTAGACTTTCAGGACATGAATGCTACTGTAGGGAAAGAAAAACAGTCACAGAATTTCAGTGATAACAGTTTAGTACAAGATGGTTATAACTTTGAAATACAAGGGGACAATAGTTACATCCCTGATGGATTAACTATGCAAGATATGTATGTATCGGTTAGACGTGATGCTTATGCAGACACTCATCCGCAGTCACCGAACAAAACAACTGCTGACAACTCAGACAAATTTGCTAGCATGGTAGCAAAGAATATACAGCAGGGAGAAACTGTTCCTGGTAAAGCACAAACATTCCAAGCCTCAGATGGTTCTATTATACATGTGTGTGTCATAAAACCAGATAAATAA